In a single window of the Cotesia glomerata isolate CgM1 unplaced genomic scaffold, MPM_Cglom_v2.3 scaffold_17, whole genome shotgun sequence genome:
- the LOC123273933 gene encoding uncharacterized protein F54H12.2-like has protein sequence MAVYEIQQYGDGSRNYSGISHVYVGLPNQKGHGIGSFLGGLFRRVLPFLKTGLKAVGKEASRSGVNIATNVLDHKIPAEDAFKMRVRESGKNLKRKAQQKIDSLMSGSGYISGQLDSADEFVVQGQGDECINLAHTMLKLSVRIIRKQSVTAAAAVPKVAPVNNFMHSMFSQVDVLFNQKPVSTPNNLYAYRSYIETLLNYGVDAKTSHLTTVGWWCDTPGKMDSLDDENVGLKKRRELLTCDKTADFIGHLHCDVFNQERFLINSVEMRLRLTCSRDAFCLMDASTKGCVFNIVDANLLVRRAKISPGTLLSHARMLGKTTAKYPLTRVEVKAISMPAGVHGETMDNIIHGQIPRRLIIGFVDNKAFNGDATMNPFNFRNFGINYLSLYVDGRQIPSKPLQPDYGARMNYVDAYHTLFSGTGIHFLNEGNTIDRFEYPNGYCLYVFDLTPDLSANSNTHWNLIKHGMVRIEVRFDKALTTTTNCIIYAEYESVLEIDASRQVTVDFAG, from the exons atggCTGTCTATGAAATACAACAATATGGCGACGGTTCTCGTAATTATTCCGGCATCAGCCATGTTTATGTTGGGTTGCCGAATCAAAAAGGTCACGGTATAGGTAGTTTCTTAGGAGGATTATTTAGAAGAGTATTACCTTTCTTAAAGACGGGTCTTAAAGCTGTAGGAAAAGAAGCTTCAAGGTCTGGTGTGAATATAGCTACAAACGTATTGGATCATAAGATACCTGCTGAGGATGCTTTTAAAATGCGCGTGCGTGAATcaggtaaaaatttaaaacggAAAGCCCagcaaaaaattgatagtCTTATGAGTGGTTCTGGTTATATATCCGGTCAGTTAGATTCTGCAGACG AGTTTGTTGTTCAAGGGCAGGGTGATGAATGCATCAACCTAGCACATACGATGTTGAAACTAAGTGTACGTATTATTCGGAAACAGTCAGTTACTGCAGCGGCTGCGGTTCCTAAAGTAGCGCCTGTTAACAACTTTATGCATTCAATGTTCAGCCAGGTTGatgtattatttaatcaaaaaccTGTTTCAACACCTAATAATTTATACGCTTATCGTTCATACATTGaaactttattaaattacgGTGTTGATGCTAAAACATCACATTTAACAACAGTAGGATGGTGGTGTGATACGCCTGGAAAAATGGACAGTTTAGACGATGAAAATGTAGGATTGAAAAAACGCCGTGAGTTATTGACATGCGATAAAACTGCGGATTTTATCGGACATCTACATTGCGAtgtttttaatcaagaaaGATTTCTTATAAACAGTGTTGAAATGCGTTTGCGTTTAACATGTTCTCGCGACGCGTTTTGTTTAATGGACGCTTCCACCAAGGGGTGCGTTTTTAACATTGTCGACGCTAATCTGTTAGTAAGACGTGCAAAAATTTCACCAGGGACGCTTTTATCACACGCTCGTATGCTAGGTAAGACAACAGCTAAATACCCTCTGACACGTGTTGAGGTTAAAGCTATTTCAATGCCTGCTGGTGTACATGGTGAAACTATGGACAACATAATTCATGGTCAAATACCGAGACGTTTAATCATAGgttttgttgataataaagCTTTCAATGGCGACGCTACGATGAACCcgtttaattttcgaaattttggaATTAACTACTTATCATTATACGTTGACGGTCGGCAAATACCGTCAAAACCTCTTCAACCCGATTATGGGGCACGTATGAATTACGTAGACGCTTACCACACACTGTTTTCGGGTACAGGTATCCATTTTTTGAACGAAGGAAACACAATAGACAGGTTTGAGTACCCTAACGGGTATTGCTTATACGTTTTTGATTTAACGCCCGATTTATCAGCTAATAGTAATACACATTGGAATTTGATCAAGCATGGGATGGTGCGTATAGAAGTTAGATTCGACAAAGCTTTAACAACAACCACAAACTGTATAATATATGCAGAGTATGAGAGTGTTTTGGAAATAGACGCTTCTAGACAAGTAACTGTAGATTTTGCAGGGTAA